The Capsicum annuum cultivar UCD-10X-F1 chromosome 3, UCD10Xv1.1, whole genome shotgun sequence genomic sequence caactaaattgaaacaaatatttgaTGGAAACAAACATATTCAATGGCTGCAAAAAAATAAGATGATTCAACGGTGataatgaaaactaaaaattttaatcCACCCCAATAAtgaattttatctattatttgatttctttttattcaattgatcccctttatctattttttgatttctttttattcaattgaTCCCCTTCTTGAGAAAACATATGCATCTttaatgtttgaaaaaaaaaatgtggtGCTTATTATTTAATCTTCACAAATTTCTAAAtatgtattcaatttttaaatttctctcaataatttttatcattgaataagcttaagattgacaaaaatggtGGATAAAAATGCAAAAGAATGTATAAATTAATGGAGATGAGTTAATATATTATTTGTGGGCTAACTTGGACGCCACATTAGCTGAAAAAAGGCTTCCACGCACCTTCATGTAGATGTGATACGCGCATTATGCCAACTCTGCAAAATGTATCAAAATGACACACCCGTAtgctacttgaggtgtcaaaagtgaacaacatcCACTTGacgtgcctaagtgaaagatgaCGTCAAGTTGAGGAGCCTGGTAATGTATTCCCCCATTTTTGTTTGATGATCAAATATTACTTGATGTAATTATATGCtattttttggtttctttcttttattttcatttgaatTTCTTCCTTCTTCAAACACCCCTCCCCTTCTGCAAACACCCAAGACCCCCCACTTTCTACGAATCGTCTTCTCCAAACACCTCCATCCCCACCCCCAAATTATCAAATTTTGCTCCAATTAAATAAAATTCAGTAGAAGAAATTTTGAGCGGGGTTTAACAATTTTATGAcgctatttctctttctttgacATTAAATTTCCACAAtgccatatataattttcttctttcttgTCTTTCTTTCAATGTTGtcttctccaagaacaaaaaataaGATATTGAACATATTCAATGGGAACAAACATATTCAACATATTTAATGGGCGCAAAAAAATAAGATGATGCAATagtgataataaaaaataaaaaatttcatgagaaaatggtcaaaagcccccctccccccaatttttatcccaaatctcaactacacacttatactttgttgaggtcctatgacccccctgaactattttatagtgaaattattaccccctgaactattttaaagtggaattattacccccTCAAAAGCTGACAACCAATCCTTTGGGCATGTGGTGTGATGCACGTGTTGCCATGTCATGCCACGTCATTGAcacatcattttttctttttttttttttactctaaaaaaattaattatttaacattattatttcctttttcttcCCTTTCctattttgctccattttcttcttcaacccaatttcatcttcttgggtcaaaaatagaaaatgagtGTGTAAATGTACCTCACACATACACACGTATGTTCTTCTTCAACTCATTAATGGAGGATAAATACTCCTCAAAGcttttcatctctttttgctcaagatcgCCATTAATGGCAAATTCTTCTCCATTGTGAAAATTTAAAGCTTTGAGCTCACCATTATTGGCAGATCTAgagtaaaaatagagaaaattggaGAAATGGATTGAAAATTATACGTGAGTtatgttgaaaattatatatGACATTGTGAAAATTCAAAGCTTTATattcctcattcaagaattcattaatcgGAGAAATCTTATTGTTTCCTAAGTTCGAGTGTTTCTTCGTTTTGATAATAAcattttttcaaattatcaaaaaacacCATTAATGAGAATTTGGAGATGAGAAAGATGAAGAACTCCATTAATgggttcttgaatttttgttttgaaaaaaagaagaagaagaggaagaagacatGATGTGgcaatcaaaaaataaagaattttaagtGAATTGGACTCAACTAACGGGCTCATGGGCGGTGTAGTCACGTCCGTTGACACGTCAACAACTGGGGggtaataaattcggtaaaaataagtttagggaggtaataggtcacctttaaaggttgagtgtgtagttgaaatttcgactaaaggttgggggttaatagaccattttctcaaattttcatcCACCCCAACaataaattttatctatttttgatttcttttatccAATTGAACCCTTTTTGGAGAAAACATGTTCATTTTTAAAgcttgaaagaaaagaaaagaaatgattaaaaaattttgatgcttattatttaattttcacgAATCCCTAAATATGTATCctattttaaaatctctttcaataatttttatcattaaataagCTCAAGATTGACAAATATGATAgataaaaaaagaggaagaagatatCAATTAATGGAGATGGGGTAATATATTATTTGTGAGCCAATTTGGACGCCACATAAGTTGAAAAAAGGCATTCACGTACCTTTATGTAGGTGTGATACATGCACTATGTCAATTCAATatttagttaattaaaaaaaaggactAATATAATAGCGTaggtatgatgttgttgttgtcataAATACGATCAGTTATATGTAATTACAAAAAGTAACTATTGAGAAATGAGAAGAAAGGAGATaggaaaaataatacaaaataaaagatatatttagaacaattaaagattaaaactGAACTAacagaaatacaaaataaactttaaaaggaagaaatttaaatgaaaataaaaggaagaaactaaaaaatagatataactGCATCAAGTAAAATTAATATACTCCCTCCGCTCTTATGATTTGGTCATTTCTCCTTTTCCAAACGcatgttaaaaaattaaattattcttaaaaaaattttTAAAGACAAGCGTTAacactttaaaaaaattagttattaggataatatgaatttttttaaatatttttttaacttaataagctaaataattaatatgagataattattttaataaaatggtaaattaaTATAAGGGACGAAAAACCTAATTTATTCAATTCAATTATTGAGTAATTTTCAAACACACCCAAAATGTATAACTTGCATTTTTCGAGAAAGGATTCGCACCGCCCCAAAAGGAAAAAgtaaattaaacataatttataaaacaaaaagaattgCCTGTTTGGCTTTTTGTACGTTCATTACGGAATtctcttttactttttatttttcttttgaaaggaaaaaaaagtacataaaaaTAAGCAAATAATACAATTTCAACTTAGAAAGATTCCATATAAAACTAAACTCTTTTTTAACTAGAGATCTCTTTCACACTTGTAGCAGGAGTAAAAGTATCGGCAAATAAGATTCCATATGTACTTTGAATTGGAACTCTGGCTTTGTCATTAGGTTTCTCTGTATTATATATGTACTTTGAATTGGAACTCTGGCTTTGTCATTAGGTTTATCTGTATTATAGAAATTATGGTTTCAACATGACAACTTTTTGCAATTTTAAAAAAACTTGGGGGtaatttagtcattaaatataaGTTCTAAgctcaatttgataattttttgtggattgttttttGAACCTCatcaaaaaatttaatgaaagcccattcttttctctttaattaccaaaaatatcatctaagaaATTTAGTATAATGTCATCACACACGGCCTTGcatatttccatattattttcaCACATGTGGACCCTCtatcttctatttatttttcattcttagtatttatctttttatgtgtaaaattgtttcaaatatattatatttaagtaaattaattAGTAAGATGGTaatttactataaaaattaattataattgatacaattaaataaattttgttgtttatttaatttcatatcaaacatataatttactttccttcttatttgttactacaatttcacctaatttaatcttttttaatatatagaagaaaattttttgatatGCCTGCTTATGTTGCCTGTTTCGActtcttcaatcgtgattttattatattaattattataagtcatttatacattaaacaaatatttaattttaaaaaaaatagacatttatgacatgtctatttcagttgcttcaatcgtaattttactttttattgtatcatttttaattaatcattataaattatttatatattaaaaaattaataatatttaataaaacaaatagacaattatgacatgtctgcttcagctgctttaatcgtaattttactaaatatcacccctaattaattattataagtcatctaagtactTAAAAAAGCTCTCTGTCAACTTGTTGGCTTGAACTATTTGctctatgattttactatatcattcctgattaattattataaattatttatatattaaaaaattaataatagataataaaacaatagaatagacatttatgacatgtctgcttcagcggctttaatcataattatattaaatatcacctctaattaattattataagttatctaagtattaaataaataaataattaaataatgttgaataaaaaagataaaatagatataaaattttaagttaactcttgatgttttaaagtaACTTGAATTCTTATATGAGATTTCACTTactttttttcacaagtatcttttacaataattttattatatcatttctaatttaTTGTTGTAactcatttaagacatgtctgtttcgctgcttcaatcgtgattttactatatcacctctaattaattattatgttcatctaagcatcatgtcatttaaattagagtagaaaatttttacacaataattaaaaattaaaattatttaagaaatataattaacTACCAGTGCACAAACTCtagacaaggagagtagcatatattttttgaaaattgcatgataaatattataaattacaataattaaaaaatttaaatatctaaaatagtttaatctattttatatctttaacaaatacttaaaaaatactgtaattcacaataattaacaacttaaaaaaattaaatgatataaatatttggttgactctcgaaattgtatcagtgtcacttaaattgaaatagaagaaaaattattataaatcacaataattaaaaacttagattattttgaaaatataattgactatcaatgttacaaaagtttggataaagagagtaacatatattatttaaaaattacataaaaatattagaaattacaatattaacaacttaaaatatctaaaaacatattaaaagtatgattgattatctaaattcattttgtatcataaaaattgagacaaataaatatatattgagcTCATGCTAGATCCCAGGTGAATCCTAGGATGTATATATGCAATTCATCTTTTTTTAAACTTtggtttaaatatatcaaattgaAAATACAAGTTTTAATACAGTACACTGTACATTAAaaagtgtataagaaataatgttagcataaataatatcaatattactaatacaagcattatttatgcaaacattattaatatattctatcaacattatttttatacactctaacaaacgaCTTCACATTTGAATAGAagaaacatatacaaaagcaaatttcaataaaatatctacataagtatgttttatcgtgttctcaaaattaaataatttaaattaatatgaaagatgacaactgtattttttttctatataatttttgaaacacttaaaatttgaatttaaaatattaatttagtttaacttcaaagaacaagttgacaaataaaatcgaaggagaaaatgaaaacaaataatGTTTATGGCGGCTTAGTAAGgaaatacataattatcttgtaagACTTGCTCCTTACAAAATACCTCCAAGTAATCaatatattttgtgtattcatgtattataattcataatttgaactaaTATCAATTTAAGTTAATGTTGGGCCGAAACAAGTCATGCTCTCTGGTGTTTATATAACGCGGCTGGGATCTGTACTTTTGTATCCTTAAGAAATAGATTTGCCATGATGCAAGAGATGCCTGATTGGTCGGAACTTCCACATGATTTGCTGGTTCTAATAGCTACTCGTTTAAATCTGATTGTAGACTATCTAATATTTGGCACTGTCTGCAACTCCTGGCACTCTACAGCCACGAAGAACAACTTTAATAGTGGCCTGCCATGGCTAATGTTAGCGGAGGAAGAGGACAATGAGGGAAATACCTTTCGAAGATTCTTCAGCCTTTATGATGGCACGATCTTGAAGAAGAGGATTCCAAAAGCCAGCAGAAAATGTTGTATGGAGTCTATGGATTGGCTTATCACAGTAGGAGATGATGAGGGTGAAATTAGTCTGATACATCCCTTCTCTGATGTTCACATTGAATTGCCCCATCAAAATACCACCTTAGATTATGATGACGATCACTCGACTGACCTGATGACCTTTATTCGCAAGGCAGTTTTGTCAGCTAATCCTTCTCATACATCCGATTACGTTGTCATGGCCATTGAGAGAAACATGAAGTTCATCAGTTTCTGGAGACCTGGAGATTTGAGATGGACTAGAGTTATTTGGGAAGGAACCCAGCACAATCTATTTGCCGATTTGGTGTATTTTAATGGCAAAATTTATACCGTGAGTCATTCGGGTGAattactagtttgtgatgttgATGATTTTGTTGGCCTTGGAGGTCATGTCATTGCGCAGATACCATTTGAACCTCAAGAATTTGTAGAACAATTGTGTTGGGTTAATAGTAATGAAAGGGTGTGAATGGAAATGTTAAAACATGCAAGAACACGTGAACAGTGACTGTTTCGCGTGAACAGTAGCATTGTTACGTGAATAGTAGCACTGTTTCGCGTGAACAGTGCACTGCTTCACAAACTGACGCATGAACAGTGACTGTTTCGTGTGAACAATAGCACTGTTTCACGTGAACAGTGCACTGCTTCACGAACTGCTGCAACACTGTTTTGAACTGATGCAATGTTTCACGAAATGGTGTACTGTTTCAAAAAATTACTGCAATGGTTTAAgtaaacagacatgtattttcaggaaaagacacacacctctaaattgaaccaatgccTCCTTTCCAAggggcatcttgtggctataaataacctggttttcatccataggtaaagaaaaagaaacacagagaaaattttcagaattacaagcttcttcttcttcttaaaaatactctaagtgtgatcattcaaaccgtgagtttgttagaagaatccgcctatttgaggtaccgctataatcggattgaaggccattttatcctgggaggaagattccataacctagggtacagtgaggggaattattccttaaggaaagtccgtgaattcggacgacttggccttaacaatttctgtttcatctatatttctgaaatataaaatacacctcttgtaaagatcattttgatcttgtgttgagggtatttgttcaacttcaTTGTGTttttgttcatacttgaactcgagttgaagttgttattctattatacagattctacgtacccgtattgtggaaaataacaatattaaggaataatttttttcttacagaatctgtattgcttgtttttggagattaaagcttaggctttctactcctcttgaacttaactagtgattagaagacataaaatcttcatcacaagttaaggttcactctgttgacgattcgaagtaataaaaacttcatcgttaactagaaacaagaagaagagtttcaagttacttaactttataaatagtattctggaaaatactaagttttctgtcttgtggtgacaggaaaaatgacaactaaaagtcaaatgatggatgcgacaacgtctatgggggcaaataatattgtcatatcaagtcgcacaaatgttCCGCCAACGATGGCATCGGCGGAGAAGTCCGAAAAATTTTCTGGCATCGACTTCAAGCGGTGgtaacaaaagatgttcttttacctcaccactttatgtctacaatggttcactagcgaagacgctccctaggtgcccgagggaacctcggacaagaaccgcttcgttattgtagaagcttggaaacattcggattttctttgcaggaactatattctgagtggtctccaagacgacctctataatgtctatagtggaaccaagacatcaaaggaactgtaaAGGGAACTtgaacataaatataaaatagaggatgcggaaattaagaaattccttactgcacggttcctggacttcaaaatgattgatagcaaatctgttgtctctcaagtacaggagttgcaagtcatcatacatgatctcctagcagaaggtatatttttgaaaaatatcgtagttgaacaaattaaaaatgttcttaaaactcatataaactgttttgtaggttctttccaagtagcagcaatagttgagaaactaccacctttgtggaaagacttcaaaaactacttaaaacataagcacaaagagatgactgttgaagatcttatcgtccgtcttcgtattgaagaggacaataaagctgccgaaagaaggtcaaagggaaattctacaatgagtggagcacatattgtagaagatggccaaaacaactcgaagaaaagaaagaaagttgaacatggaagcaatcaacccaagaaaaggttcaaggaaaaatgcttcaattgtggcaaaattgaCCACAAGTCTACAGATTGTCGAGCCCTGAAGAAagacaagaaaaaggaccaagcgaacatgattgagtccaacaaagaatatgatgatttgtgtgctatgttcacggaatgaaacttggtgggaaatccacgcgaatggtggatggattctggtgccataCGCCATGTTTGcgcaaacaaagagttgttctcatcatttgctctggctcaagcagaagaaatgctttacatggccaactccgctactactaaggtggagggaacagaAAAAATTTACCTAAAGATGACTTCCgacaaggtcttgacactgaataATGTGCTATATGTTCCGAAGTtatgtaggaacttaatttctatttcactcctagataagaacggatttaaatgtgtaaccatttctggaaaaattgtagttagcaaaggagaaatgtatgtataaaaaggctatctcacgaagggcctttataagatgaatgtaatgactgttgaaatgaataaaagttcgaattcgtcttatttgcttgagtcttatgatttatggcataaacttttaggccatgttaattacaaaacattacgaaaactgattaacttagaagttttgccaaactttgagtgcaataaatcaaagtgtcaaacgtgtgtgaaatcgtagtatgcaaagcatccttataagtctattgaaaggaattctaatcccttagacttaatacacactaacagttgtgatatgaagtcaacaccatctcgtggtggaaaaaagcatttcataacttttattgacgattgcactagatattgttatgtctacttgctaaatagtaaggatgaagcaatagatgcgtttaggcaatataaaactgaagttgaaaatcagttagacaaaaagatcaaaatgataagaagtgataggggcggagaatatgaatctccctttgcgtaaatatgtgtagagaatggaataatccatcaaactacggcctcGTATTCActtcaatctaatggaattgcgaaaaggaaaaatcaaactttgaaggaaatgatgaatgccttacttataagttctggtttaccgcaaaacttatggggggaggttATCTTTACGGTCAATCGTATACTTAACAGAGTTccctatagtaagacacaatcaattccttacgaaaattggaaaggaaggaaacctaacttgaaatatatcaaagtgtgggggtgtctagcgatgGTTCAAGCTCCTACacctaaaagggttaaaataggacctaaaacggtgaACTGCgtgtttataggatatgctaaaagtagtaaagcatgtcaatttttggttcataaatctgaacattcggatattagagaaaatatggtaattgaatcagacaatgttgaattctttgaaaacatttacccgtataaaattagacacgaacagtctagtggaggttCCAAACGACCtggagatgaaccaagtgagaatgtacataatgaagaaaattcaaaacgtagtacacgtcaactttgtttggatcggattttgtaacatttctcttagaaaatgagccttaaacatttaaagaagcgatgtcttcgtcagactcatccttttggaaagaggtagtcaatagtgaaatagattcaatcttaagcaaccataaatgggaattggttgaccttcctctcagaaataaacctttaggttctaaatggatcttcaaaaggaaaatgaaggcgaatggtactattgacaaatacaaggcaagacttgtagtaaaaggcttcaaacaaaaggaaggccttgattactttgatacatacttgctagtaacaaggataacctcgattctaatgttaattgccttggcggcggtatatgatcttcaaattcatcaaatggatgtaaaaaccgcattcctaaatggagatttgaaggaagaaatttacatggaacaacctgagggttttgtggttccaggaaaggaaaacaaggtgtgtaaacttattaagtcattatatggactaaagcaaacaCCAAAACGATGGCATGCatagtttgaccaaaccatgttggcaaacggattcaaaataaatgaatgtgataaatctgtttatattaaagacactctaaatcacaaagtcattgtatgtttatatgtggatgatgtgttgatcatcagtagagacatttctgacataaatgcaacaaaatgaatgctcgagagcaagtttaatATAAAGGACCTTggagttacagatgtgatcttaggtataagaatccatcgaactccacaagggttggcattgtcacagtctcattatatcgaaaaggtacttgacaagttcaagtatatggaattcggtattgccaagactccattagatgtgagctttgcacttcgtaagaatgaaggtgaaagtgactcgcaattggagtatgcaagagtattgggatgtttaatgtatataatgaactgtacacgaccagatatAGCAcgcgctatcagtaaattgagttgttacatgagtaatcccaacaaaactcactggatggcaatgaaaagagttttggggtatcttaaatacactcaaaattatgctctgcattataataaatatcctgcggtacttgaaggatataatgatgcaaattgaatcaccggatcgaacgaagtaaaatctacaagtggatatgtatttactatcggtggagaagcagtttcttggaaatcatccaaacagacttgtatcgctcgctctataatggaatttgaatttatcgcattagataaagccggtgaagaagcagaatggcttagaaatttcttgaaagatattccgtattggcccaagccagtggcaccagtatgtatacactgtgatagccaagcagcaataggtagggcagggagcatgatgtataacagtaaatctcgtcatataagacgaagacataataccgttagagaacttctctctagtggaattatcactatagattatgtaaagtcaaaggataatgtgtcggatccacttacaaaaggcctatctagagaaggagtggaaagaacatccaagggaatgaaTTTAAGgtctaggacaagtcagcatggcggtaactctacctagaagactggagatcccaagagctaggttcaaggagatcaaacaaagttgtatctgacaggttcaacattgtcaattacccaacccattctcatgatgtagacaatgtatagtaaacaaggataagatttaaggtgaaa encodes the following:
- the LOC107864841 gene encoding putative F-box protein At1g65770 → MMQEMPDWSELPHDLLVLIATRLNLIVDYLIFGTVCNSWHSTATKNNFNSGLPWLMLAEEEDNEGNTFRRFFSLYDGTILKKRIPKASRKCCMESMDWLITVGDDEGEISLIHPFSDVHIELPHQNTTLDYDDDHSTDLMTFIRKAVLSANPSHTSDYVVMAIERNMKFISFWRPGDLRWTRVIWEGTQHNLFADLVYFNGKIYTVSHSGELLVCDVDDFVGLGGHVIAQIPFEPQEFVEQLYILESLGSLFVISRYGVLVRPIEDDCESFPLTLRPDERELLGDGEFTYGTTDFRVFQVDLAAGKVTETNELRDMAFFLGANASLSVQASQFPGIKPNHIYFTDDCFESYTCYEEGGGLDMGVFNVADGSIQPHYDGVSLSWFCPPIWVTPTL